Proteins encoded by one window of Phenylobacterium soli:
- the cysE gene encoding serine O-acetyltransferase — protein sequence MRERLEVVDPAIAPPVWAALRNEAAAVAKKESALASVLAATIINHDTLGDALSYQLARKLGDQELRGMTIRDICDEAYEAKPELLDIAEDDLKAVFERDPACKGYVQPFLFFKGFQALQTQRVAHWLWQQGRETLAFYFQSRSSELFQVDIHPATRIGRGVFVDHGTGIVIGETAVIGDDVSMLQGVTLGGTGAERGDRHPKIGKGVLLGAGAKVLGNILIGDYAKVASGSVVLKPVPKGCTAAGVPARLVNCPTCEEPAKSMDHTLAEAVYDYVI from the coding sequence ATGAGAGAACGCCTCGAGGTCGTCGACCCCGCAATCGCACCGCCCGTTTGGGCCGCTCTTCGCAATGAGGCGGCGGCGGTGGCGAAGAAGGAGTCGGCGCTGGCCAGCGTGCTGGCGGCGACGATCATCAACCACGACACCCTGGGCGATGCGCTCTCCTACCAGCTCGCGCGCAAGCTGGGCGATCAGGAGCTGCGCGGCATGACCATCCGCGACATCTGCGACGAGGCCTACGAGGCCAAGCCCGAGCTCCTCGACATCGCGGAGGACGACCTGAAGGCCGTGTTCGAACGCGACCCGGCCTGCAAGGGCTACGTCCAGCCGTTCCTGTTCTTCAAGGGCTTCCAGGCGCTGCAGACCCAGCGGGTCGCCCACTGGCTCTGGCAGCAGGGCCGCGAGACCCTGGCCTTCTACTTCCAATCCCGCTCCTCCGAGCTCTTCCAGGTGGACATCCACCCGGCGACCCGGATCGGCCGCGGCGTGTTCGTCGACCACGGCACCGGCATCGTCATCGGCGAGACCGCGGTGATCGGGGACGACGTTTCCATGCTGCAGGGCGTGACGCTCGGCGGCACCGGCGCGGAGCGCGGCGACCGCCACCCGAAGATCGGCAAGGGCGTGCTGCTGGGCGCGGGCGCGAAGGTGCTCGGCAATATCCTGATCGGCGACTACGCCAAGGTGGCCTCGGGCTCGGTGGTGCTGAAGCCGGTGCCGAAGGGCTGCACGGCCGCCGGCGTTCCGGCGCGGCTCGTCAATTGCCCGACCTGCGAGGAGCCGGCCAAGTCCATGGACCACACCCTCGCCGAGGCTGTGTACGACTACGTGATCTGA